A genomic segment from Vibrio panuliri encodes:
- a CDS encoding nitrogenase-stabilizing/protective protein NifW, whose protein sequence is MSNDIQAKIASFTSIEEALDYFDIGYTSQFINENRVELVKRFNGYLILEKPEDWFAARRALKNAYCKIQRSRLDKHTRQACRGCTTCQRR, encoded by the coding sequence ATGAGTAACGATATTCAAGCCAAAATTGCCAGTTTTACCTCGATAGAAGAGGCGTTGGACTACTTTGACATTGGCTACACGAGTCAGTTTATCAATGAGAATCGCGTTGAGTTGGTAAAGCGCTTTAATGGATATTTGATCTTGGAGAAACCTGAGGATTGGTTTGCTGCGCGGCGAGCATTAAAAAATGCCTATTGTAAGATTCAGCGTTCTCGATTGGATAAACATACGCGACAAGCATGTCGTGGGTGTACCACCTGTCAAAGAAGGTAG